The Hydrogenobacter sp. T-2 region ATAGCGTTCTGGTAGGATTTGCCGGTTCTGCGGCGGATGGACTTGCCCTTATGGAAAGGCTTGAAGGGAAATTGGAAGAGTTTAGAGGAAACCTTCTCAGAGCTTGTGTGGAGCTTTCAAAGGATTGGAGGATGGATAGAAGTCTAAGAAGGCTTGAGGCTCTTTTGCTTGTAGCGGATAGAGAACGCATGCTACTTCTTTCTGGCAACGGAGATGTAATAGAGCCAGACGAGCCCGTGCTTGCCATCGGTTCTGGTGGAGACTATGCGAGGGCTTCCGCTTTGGCTCTTTACAGAAACACGGACATGTCCGCAGAGGATATAGTTA contains the following coding sequences:
- the hslV gene encoding ATP-dependent protease subunit HslV; amino-acid sequence: MKGIRSTTILAVRKNHITVMGGDGQVTLGSSVIKHSARKIRKLYKDSVLVGFAGSAADGLALMERLEGKLEEFRGNLLRACVELSKDWRMDRSLRRLEALLLVADRERMLLLSGNGDVIEPDEPVLAIGSGGDYARASALALYRNTDMSAEDIVRESLKIAGEICIYTNQSFIIEKLE